A region from the Aeromicrobium choanae genome encodes:
- a CDS encoding Nramp family divalent metal transporter produces MTQVLRRRLTLLGPAFIAAVAYVDPGNVATNLTAGARFGYTLVWVVVLANLMAVLIQYLSAKLGLVTRRSLAAQVGGRVSVRVRFLYWLQAEGIAIATDLAEVIGGAIAFHLLFGVPLPLGALLTAVVAMLVLAIGDRWGQGVLERIIVGFLLLIAVGFLAGLVVGPPPAGEVAQGLVPRFDGAESVLLASGIVGATVMPHAVYLHSSLTADRLGVRGEHSSLRDLLAATRIDVVLALVLAGMLNLGLLLMAAANLQGMPGTDTIAGAHELIGSEIGVGVALLFAVALLGSGISSTSVGSAAGAEVMRALTPWSLKPVTRRLITLVPALFVLLLGIDPTRALVVSQVVLSMGIPFAVVPLVWLTASRAVMGEHVNRRVTTVLASLAAAAIVALNVVLLWLTFAG; encoded by the coding sequence GTGACCCAGGTCCTGCGACGCCGGCTCACACTGCTGGGGCCGGCGTTCATCGCTGCGGTCGCCTACGTGGATCCGGGCAACGTCGCGACCAACCTGACCGCGGGGGCGCGGTTCGGCTACACCCTCGTGTGGGTCGTCGTGCTCGCCAACCTGATGGCCGTGCTGATCCAGTACCTCTCGGCCAAGCTCGGGCTCGTGACCCGTCGGTCGCTGGCGGCCCAGGTCGGCGGCCGCGTCTCGGTGCGCGTCCGCTTCCTCTACTGGCTCCAGGCCGAGGGGATCGCCATCGCGACCGACCTGGCCGAGGTCATCGGCGGGGCGATCGCATTCCACCTGCTCTTCGGCGTGCCGCTGCCGCTCGGTGCCCTGCTGACGGCGGTGGTGGCGATGCTCGTGCTCGCCATCGGCGACCGCTGGGGGCAGGGTGTGCTGGAGCGGATCATCGTCGGCTTCCTGCTGCTGATCGCCGTCGGGTTCCTCGCCGGACTCGTCGTCGGCCCGCCACCGGCCGGCGAGGTGGCGCAGGGCCTGGTGCCGCGCTTCGACGGCGCCGAGAGCGTGCTGCTGGCCTCGGGCATCGTCGGTGCCACGGTGATGCCCCACGCGGTCTACCTCCACTCGAGCCTCACCGCCGACCGGCTCGGCGTGCGCGGGGAGCACTCGTCCCTGCGCGACCTGCTGGCGGCCACTCGGATCGACGTCGTGCTGGCGCTCGTCCTGGCCGGCATGCTGAACCTCGGCCTGCTGCTGATGGCCGCCGCGAACCTGCAGGGCATGCCCGGCACCGACACGATCGCCGGCGCCCACGAGCTGATCGGCAGCGAGATCGGCGTGGGCGTGGCCCTGCTGTTCGCGGTCGCGCTGCTGGGCTCGGGCATCTCCTCCACCTCGGTGGGCAGCGCGGCGGGCGCCGAGGTGATGCGGGCCCTGACGCCGTGGTCGCTCAAGCCGGTCACCCGTCGGCTGATCACGCTCGTGCCGGCGCTGTTCGTCCTGCTGCTGGGCATCGACCCCACGCGCGCCCTGGTGGTCTCGCAGGTCGTGCTCTCGATGGGCATCCCCTTCGCGGTCGTCCCGCTGGTGTGGCTGACGGCGTCACGCGCCGTGATGGGCGAGCACGTCAACCGGCGCGTCACCACGGTGCTCGCGTCGCTGGCCGCCGCCGCGATCGTCGCGTTGAACGTCGTGCTGTTGTGGCTGACGTTCGCCGGATGA
- a CDS encoding GNAT family N-acetyltransferase, with product MTVDITHNEAEQQYEIAVDGERAGFTEAREEGDVVVFPHTVIDERFEGQGLASQLVTYALDDVRARGKKAKVHCSYIKRFVEKRPQYQDLLA from the coding sequence ATGACGGTCGACATCACGCACAACGAAGCGGAGCAGCAGTACGAGATCGCGGTCGACGGCGAGCGCGCCGGCTTCACCGAGGCGCGGGAGGAGGGCGACGTCGTCGTCTTCCCGCACACCGTGATCGACGAGCGGTTCGAGGGTCAGGGCCTGGCGAGCCAGCTCGTGACCTACGCGCTCGACGACGTGCGCGCCCGGGGCAAGAAGGCCAAGGTCCACTGCAGCTACATCAAGCGCTTCGTCGAGAAGCGCCCGCAGTACCAGGACCTGCTGGCCTAG
- a CDS encoding UDP-glucose dehydrogenase family protein, which translates to MKISVIGCGYLGAVHAASMAELGHEVVGVDTDLAKIESLAAGRAPFFEPNLPELLERTLASGRLSFTADFAEAADAQVHFLCVGTPQKRGEYAADLRYVDGAFASLLEVVTPGAVIAGKSTVPVGTAERLAARLADVQPDAMLVWNPEFLREGFAVQDTLHPDRLVYGVPDGEAGERATALLDEVYATILAEDTPRLVMDPATAQLVKVAANSFLATKISFINAMAELCERTDADVTALADAIGLDDRIGRKFLNAGLGFGGGCLPKDIRAFMARAGELGADQTLSFLAEVDAINTRRRVRMVDLAREECGGSLMGRSITVLGASFKPDSDDIRDSPALNVAEQLRLQGATVRVTDPAALGNAKSSYPNLLYVDDTAEALTGADLVLLLTEWREYRELDPVRVGQLVAKLQVLDGRNALDPAQWRAAGWTYRALGRP; encoded by the coding sequence ATGAAGATCAGTGTCATCGGCTGTGGGTACCTCGGCGCCGTCCACGCCGCGAGCATGGCGGAGCTCGGCCACGAGGTCGTCGGCGTCGACACCGACCTGGCCAAGATCGAAAGCCTGGCCGCCGGCCGCGCCCCGTTCTTCGAGCCGAACCTGCCCGAGCTGCTCGAGCGCACGCTCGCGAGCGGCCGGCTCTCCTTCACCGCCGACTTTGCCGAGGCGGCCGACGCCCAGGTGCACTTCCTCTGCGTGGGCACCCCGCAGAAGCGGGGCGAGTACGCGGCCGACCTCCGGTACGTCGACGGCGCCTTCGCGAGCCTGCTCGAGGTCGTCACGCCGGGCGCGGTGATCGCCGGCAAGTCCACGGTGCCCGTCGGCACCGCGGAGCGGCTCGCGGCCCGGCTGGCCGACGTCCAGCCCGACGCGATGCTCGTGTGGAACCCCGAGTTCCTGCGCGAGGGCTTCGCCGTCCAGGACACGCTGCACCCCGACCGCCTCGTCTACGGCGTGCCCGACGGCGAGGCCGGCGAGCGCGCCACCGCGCTGCTGGACGAGGTCTACGCCACGATCCTGGCCGAGGACACGCCGCGCCTGGTGATGGATCCCGCGACCGCCCAGCTGGTCAAGGTCGCCGCGAACTCCTTCCTGGCCACGAAGATCTCCTTCATCAACGCGATGGCCGAGCTGTGCGAGCGCACCGACGCCGACGTCACGGCGCTCGCCGACGCGATCGGCCTCGACGACCGCATCGGCCGCAAGTTCCTCAACGCCGGCCTGGGCTTCGGCGGCGGCTGCCTGCCCAAGGACATCCGCGCGTTCATGGCGCGCGCCGGCGAGCTGGGCGCCGACCAGACGCTGAGCTTCCTGGCCGAGGTCGACGCCATCAACACGCGTCGCCGGGTGCGCATGGTCGACCTCGCGCGGGAGGAGTGCGGTGGCTCGCTGATGGGCCGCAGCATCACCGTGCTCGGCGCCTCGTTCAAGCCCGACTCGGACGACATCCGCGACTCCCCCGCGCTGAACGTGGCCGAGCAACTGCGGCTGCAGGGCGCTACGGTGCGCGTCACCGACCCCGCCGCTCTGGGCAACGCGAAGTCGTCGTACCCGAACCTGCTCTACGTGGACGACACCGCCGAGGCCCTGACCGGAGCCGACCTCGTGCTGCTGCTCACCGAGTGGCGCGAGTACCGCGAGCTCGATCCCGTGCGTGTTGGGCAGCTGGTCGCCAAGTTGCAGGTGTTGGACGGCCGCAACGCGCTCGACCCGGCACAATGGCGCGCCGCTGGGTGGACCTACCGAGCACTGGGCAGGCCCTGA
- a CDS encoding CDP-glycerol glycerophosphotransferase family protein, whose amino-acid sequence MPELERLEAEVAAAAPYFDEAYYARSLPELPDTVTDPLEHFCSTGWKQLRKPRADFDVWWYWANHLDPADDATNPLVHYALVGRDAGLSTRPASTTSGPGAVLPTDRAVRRATLFAGFDAQGIVDEAVLILLRELARFSDVFVLFDGYLPESELAKLREVAQDAWAIRHGAYDFGSYAMLARELVGWERLEQYDEVLFVNDSSYLVRPLDAVFERMDAQACDWWGLQATKGIAMTRDVPENGFPDPIPLDTVREELLDGFEDAVTYDFLVGSYFLAFRRPVLNSPVFRRLVNGVTTQRSKRLVIQKYEIGLTHLLIGHGHRFSTFVPTLQPFHPVYTRRVFGLIADGFPLLKRFLLYRNHYDVPALARWKETVRAIIPDAPVDAFETNLLRTAPADGLARSFAIEERDDGTVDVPDWDMTPTRFSKLDAAATQDLRQWAFVVDRETHQLPDNSRAIFEQVAHDPGITKVILTRSRRIPLSGENVVTLPVRSPQGREALMRSGIVLVADRPLRATDVRVKTERHHVIAVRRGLTLLKYGRTAAAPRVVQSARPTHEGPLEMLHPAPTRVFDAVLAASDADRLAAVASNWSTRYVDAWPTGIPAHDFLVRDDVPADLHEQEQRLREELDGRRLVLFTTILPRRGFDAEPYLFTPTEVDRLASAAEDAGAVLGIREADGDLDRATSRAFGTRALDISVTRYPSVHAVLRATDLVVTDVDGVALDFTLTGRPAISFVHDLEQFDGRLLYDLDHVFPGPVCRDTKALAAEIDRALADPTVSRQYARVRELFVEHADGRSSRRVVERLLGLAPKRQLS is encoded by the coding sequence ATGCCCGAACTTGAGCGTCTCGAGGCCGAGGTGGCCGCCGCCGCCCCGTACTTCGACGAGGCCTACTACGCGCGCTCCCTGCCCGAGCTACCTGACACGGTCACGGACCCGCTCGAGCACTTCTGCAGCACGGGCTGGAAGCAGTTGCGCAAGCCCCGCGCCGACTTCGACGTCTGGTGGTACTGGGCCAACCACCTCGACCCGGCCGACGATGCGACCAACCCCCTCGTCCACTACGCCCTCGTCGGTCGCGACGCGGGACTGTCCACCCGGCCGGCGAGCACCACGTCGGGCCCCGGCGCGGTGCTGCCCACCGACCGGGCGGTGCGCCGCGCGACCCTGTTCGCCGGTTTCGACGCCCAAGGCATCGTCGACGAAGCGGTCCTCATCCTCCTGCGGGAGCTGGCGCGCTTCAGCGACGTCTTCGTCCTGTTTGACGGCTACCTCCCCGAGAGCGAGCTCGCCAAGCTGCGCGAGGTCGCGCAGGACGCGTGGGCGATCCGCCACGGCGCCTACGACTTCGGCTCCTACGCGATGCTGGCCCGCGAGCTCGTCGGCTGGGAGCGGCTCGAGCAGTACGACGAGGTCCTGTTCGTCAACGACTCGTCCTACCTCGTCCGACCGCTCGACGCGGTGTTCGAGCGGATGGACGCGCAGGCGTGCGACTGGTGGGGCCTGCAGGCCACGAAGGGCATCGCGATGACGCGCGACGTCCCCGAGAACGGGTTCCCCGACCCGATCCCGCTCGACACCGTCCGCGAGGAGCTGCTCGACGGGTTCGAGGACGCAGTGACGTACGACTTCCTCGTCGGCTCCTACTTCCTGGCCTTCCGGCGCCCCGTGCTCAACAGTCCCGTCTTCCGCAGGCTCGTGAACGGCGTCACGACGCAGCGCTCGAAGCGCCTGGTCATCCAGAAGTACGAGATCGGGCTGACCCACCTGCTGATCGGCCACGGTCACCGCTTCTCGACCTTCGTCCCGACGCTCCAACCGTTCCATCCGGTCTACACCCGCAGGGTCTTCGGGCTGATCGCCGACGGGTTCCCCTTGCTCAAGCGGTTCCTTCTCTATCGGAACCATTACGACGTGCCCGCGCTCGCGCGGTGGAAGGAGACGGTCCGGGCCATCATCCCTGATGCCCCCGTGGACGCCTTCGAGACCAATCTGCTGCGCACCGCTCCGGCCGACGGCCTGGCGCGCAGCTTCGCCATCGAGGAGCGCGACGACGGAACGGTCGACGTGCCGGACTGGGATATGACTCCCACCCGATTCTCCAAGCTAGACGCCGCGGCCACTCAGGACCTGCGTCAGTGGGCCTTCGTCGTCGACCGCGAGACGCACCAACTACCGGACAACAGCCGCGCGATCTTCGAGCAGGTGGCACACGATCCCGGCATCACAAAAGTCATACTCACTCGGTCCCGGCGGATCCCACTCAGTGGCGAGAACGTGGTGACCCTCCCAGTCCGCAGTCCACAGGGCCGCGAGGCACTGATGCGCTCGGGGATCGTGCTGGTCGCCGACCGTCCGCTGCGCGCCACCGATGTGCGGGTCAAGACCGAGCGCCACCACGTCATCGCCGTCCGTCGGGGCCTGACCTTGCTGAAGTACGGGCGTACCGCGGCCGCGCCCCGCGTCGTTCAGAGCGCTCGTCCGACGCATGAGGGACCCCTCGAGATGCTGCACCCCGCACCCACCCGGGTATTCGACGCTGTGCTCGCCGCCTCGGACGCCGACCGGCTCGCCGCGGTCGCCTCCAACTGGAGCACGCGCTACGTCGACGCGTGGCCGACCGGGATCCCGGCACACGACTTCCTGGTCCGCGACGACGTGCCCGCTGACCTGCACGAACAGGAGCAGCGCCTACGAGAGGAGCTCGACGGTCGGCGCCTCGTGCTGTTCACGACAATCCTTCCTCGCCGGGGCTTCGACGCCGAGCCGTACCTTTTCACCCCCACCGAGGTCGACCGACTCGCGTCCGCGGCCGAGGACGCCGGAGCAGTGCTGGGGATTCGCGAGGCGGACGGCGATCTCGATCGCGCCACCAGTCGCGCCTTCGGCACCCGCGCGCTCGACATCTCCGTCACGCGGTATCCGAGCGTGCACGCAGTATTGCGGGCGACCGACCTCGTCGTGACGGACGTCGACGGGGTGGCTTTGGACTTCACCCTGACCGGGCGCCCGGCGATCAGCTTCGTCCACGACCTGGAGCAGTTCGACGGCCGGCTGCTTTACGACCTGGATCACGTGTTTCCCGGCCCGGTGTGCCGCGACACCAAAGCACTGGCAGCAGAGATCGATCGCGCCTTGGCCGATCCCACCGTGTCTCGGCAGTACGCCCGTGTGCGCGAGTTGTTCGTCGAGCACGCAGACGGAAGGAGCTCGAGGCGGGTCGTCGAGCGGCTCCTCGGACTCGCACCGAAGAGGCAACTGTCATGA